CTTTCACCGCCACCCGCTCGCCGCGCAGCGACGCGGCGTGCACCTGCCCCAGGCTGGCCGCGGCTATGGGCTCGCGCTCGAAGCCGGTGAACACGGCCGAAGCCGGCGCGCCCAGCTCGCGGCTGATCACCGCCTCGATCGCGTCCGGCGGGTCGGGCGGCACGCGGTCCTGCAGGCTGCTGATGGCGGAGAGGTACGGCTCGGGCAGGATGTCCGCGCGGGCACTGAAGACCTGGGCCAGCTTGATGAACGTGGGGCCGAGAGCGGCAATGGCAGCGCTCAGCCGGGCAGCGCGGCGCTCGTGGCGGGCGGCGGGCAGCACTCGCCTCGCGCCGAACAGGATCCAGCGGCGCCGGTCGCGCAGGAAGGCCAGGACGAACGGGGAGAGGCGGCGGACGATGGCGAACGCGCGGCGCCAGCGCCTCATAGCAGCAGGACGGTCGCGAGGCTGAGCAGCAGGAAGAAGCCGGCCAGGTCGGTGCAGGTGGTGACGAAAACCGAGGAGGCGACGGCCGGATCGACGCCCAGCCGCTCGAGCAGGATGGGCACAAACGCGCCCGCCACCGAGGCTACCACGAGGTTCCCCCACATGGCCAGCAGCACGACCAGCCCGATGCGCGCCGTGCCCAGCCAGAAGTAGCCCAGCGCGGCCAGCAGGCCGCCCAGCACGGCGCCCAGCGCCGCGCCATTCACCAGCCCGACCAACAACTCCTTGAGCGCCACGCGCCAGCGCCGGCCCGTGCTCTCCTCGGTCAGCGCCAGCCGGCGCACCGTCACGGCGAGCACCTGCGTCCCCGCGTTGCCGCCCATACCGGCCACCACGGGCATGATCACGGCGAGGAGCACCACTGCCTCGATGGTACGCTGGAAGATGTAGACGACCGACGCGGCCAGGGAGGCGGTCACCAGGTTGACCAGCAGCCAGGGCAGGCGACTGCGCACGGCGTCCAGCCAGCCGCCCCGCACTTCCTCCTCCGCCACCACGCCACCCAGCCGCAGGATGTCCTCCGTCTGCTCCGCCTCCATCACGTCAATCACGTCATCCCACGTGATCCGGCCCAGCAGCACGTTGCCCGGCCCCACCACGCCTACCGAGGGAATATTGTAGCGGCCGATGATGCGGCCCACCTCCTCCTGGTCCAGATCCGCCGGCACGGTGGCGACCGGCGGCTGGACGAGCTCGCGCAGCCGCGTCTGCGGCTCGGCCAGCACCAGATCCTGGAGGCTCACCGTCCCCAGCAGGCGCCGGAACAGGTCGACGACGAAGATGGTGTAGAATTCGCCACCCAGCTCGAGGGCCTGACGGCGTACTTCCTCGATTGCTTCCCGCGCCGTCAGGTGCACGGAGACGGCCACCAGCTCCCGGGTCATGATGCCGCCGGCCGACTCCTCGTCGTACTTCAGCAGCTCGCGCAGCTCGGCAGCCTCGAGGTGGGGCAGCGAGGCGAGCACCCGGGCCTGCTCGTCCGGCGGCAGCTCGCCGATCAGGTCTACAGCATCGTCGTCCGCCAGTTCCGAGATGAGCTCGCCAATCCGCTCGGGCTCGAGCGCCACGAGCAGCTCCTCGGGGTGCTCCTCGCTCTCCATCTCAGCCAGCGTTTCCGAGGCGACCTCGGCAGGAAGCAGGCTGAGCAGGTGGATGCGGTGCTCCTCGTCCAGCTCCGCCACGAGATCGGCCAGATCGCTGGGATGAAACTGGCTGACCAGCTCGGCCAACCCGTCCGTCTGTCCGCTGGCAAGCAGGTCACGGAGCTGGCCGAGCCGGTCCCCGAGTTCCTCGGCCGGGCGGAGGTCAGGCTTGCTCACACAGGCCTCGCAGCGAGCTGCTCCTCGGGCGTCACCGACCCCGCCGAGAGCACGTAGGTAAAGGCCTCCTCCACCGTCATCGACAGCACGGTCACCTGGCTGCGCGGCAGGATGACCAGGTACCCCGACGTGGGGTTAGGCGTGGTAGGCACGAAGACCGTCACCGGGTCGTCAATGTAGGCGGAAACCACCGCGGGCGCCGGCGCCGTGATGAAGCCAATGGACCAGCGGCCGGCGGACGGATACTCGATCAGCGCCACCAGGCGGAACGGGCGCTCCCCTTCGCCGAAGAGCGTGCGGGCAATGCGGCTGGAGGCGCTATAAATGCGCCGGGCCAGCGGGATGCGCTCGAGCAGCGTGTGCCACCAGGCGAGGATGCGCGAGCCGATGGCACGCTCCGCGATCCAGCCCACAAAGAGCAGCAGAAGGAAAAGGGCCAGCAGGCCGAGGCCGGGCACACGCTGGCCTAGCGCAGGATAGAGGAACCTGCCCAGCAGGCCGTCCAGCCAGTGAAAGATCCACCACAGCACGAACGCCGTGACGCCCACCGGCGCAATGACGATGAGCCCGGCGATGAGGTGGCGGCGCCAGGCGCGAGCCAGGGAGCGGGTCACCCCATCTCCATTACCCTCCGCACGATCCGCTCTTGCACTTCCCACATCCCGCTCTGCTCACGGTCCCGGCCCCTGGGATGCTCGTACCCCAGGACGTGCAGCGTGCCGTGGATCGCCAGCCGGGCCAGCTCCTCGTCCGGTGTCACGCCTACCGCTGCTGCCTGGCGCAGCGCCTGCTCGTAGCCGATGTAGATGTCGCCCAGCGGCGGCTCACCCGCCGAGTACAGCGGGAACGCGATCACGTCCGTCGTCGTGTCCCGGCCCAGGTAGCGCCGGTGCAGTTCGATCATAGCCGGATCATCGAGCAGTGTGAGGGAGACCTGGCCGCCAGCTTCGGCGCAGGCGTCCAGCGTCGCCCGGGCCGCCCGCGCGACCAGCGCTTGCAGCGCGCGGCTGGGAGGCCGCGTCCCCGGCTTGCGCGCGCCGCCGCCCCGCCGCAGGCTCGCCGCTACGCTGACCCGGATCCGCCGCCTCACCCGGCCGGGGCCGAAGAATCGCTCGGGATAAGCGGCATCGCCGTCGCCTCGACGCCCGCATCGCGACCGCTCGGATAATCGATGCGGCTGTGGTACATCCCCGCCAGCACCGACACGAACTGCTGCTTGATCCGGGCGAGGTCGCGCAGGGTGAGCGGCGTCTCGTCCAGTTCGCCCTGCTTCACCCGCGCGTCCACCAGCCGGTCGACCAGCTCCTGGATGCGCTCGGGCGCGGGGTCCGGCAACGCCCGGGCGGCCGATTCGACGGTGTCGGCCAGCATCGCGATCGCCGTCTCCTTCGATTGCGGCTTCGGCCCCGGGTAGGTGAACTGCCCCGCGTCCAGCTCGGCGTCCGGGCTGAGCTCCCGCGCCTGGTCGAAAAAGAAGCTGATCGGCTGCGTCCCATGGTGCTCGGCAATGAAGGCGGCGACGCAGGCGGGCAGCTTCGCCTCCCCCGCCAGCCGTAATCCATCGACCACGTGGCTGCGCACAATCGCCGCCGACGTGCCGGGCTTCAGCTTGTCGTGCGGATTGCGCCCCTGCGGCTGGTTCTCCACGAAGTACTGCGGCTTCAGCATCTTGCCAATGTCGTGGTAGTATACGCCGACCCGGGTGAGCAGCTCGTTCGCGCCCACCGCACGCGCCGCTGCCTCCGCCAGGTTCGCCACGCTGATGGAATGCGCGTACGTGCCGGGCGCTTCCATCGAGAGCCGGCGCAGCAGCGGCCGGTTGAGGTCCGTCAGCTCGAGCAGGCTCTGGTCGGTAGTGATGCGCGCAAACGCCTCGAGGAGCGGCAGGAAGCCGATGGCGATGAGCGCACTGCCAATCGCGTTGAGCGTGCCCCAGCCGGCGGAGCCGAAGACTTCGAACAGCTCCCGCGACCTGAGCAGGCCCAGGCTGGCCGCGCCGGCCAGGTAGGCGCCTGCAATGATGGAGATGAACACCCAGATCTGCGAGCGGCGGCGTACGACGCGCACGCTCAGCGCAGCGGCGGCCCCGCCGATGACCAGTGTGAAGAGCACGGAGCTGCCCAGGAAAGGCGTCTGCCCGGCGAGGAGCACGGCCAGCACAAGGGCCAGGCTGAGTGCCAGCCGTCCGTCCCACAGCGTGGCCACGATCATGGCGGGCAGCGCAATGGGGATGAGTTCCGGCGGCGCCCGGCTGCTGGCGAGCAGGGCGGAAATGGCGACGGTTGCCAGGATCAGCGCCGCGATCACGAGCACGTGGCGGAAATCCTGATAGACGGCCGGCCGGTAGAAGTAGACGAGCAGTCCGAAGATCAGCAGGATGAGCAGGTTGAACAGGAACGCCCCCGCCGCGCGCGCACGGCTGCCGGCGGCATCGCCCAGCCGGCCCAGCCGCACGAGTTCATCCCGGTAGGCGCGCAGCCTCTCGAGCTCCCGCTCGCGGATCTGCTCGCGTGCGCCCACCACCTTCTCCCCCCGAACCACATGCCCCTTCACGGTCGACACCGCCTGGCGCGCGCGCGCGCGTGTCGCTTCCGTCTCTTCGCGGTCCAGACGGATGCTGGGCTCGAAGAAGCGGATCAGCACCAGGCGCTGCAGCTCGACCAGCCCGGGCGGGGCGCTGCGTGGCAGGTGCCGTCCGGCTCGCTCGTAGAAGCGCTGGGCAGTGAGCAGAGAAGTGCGCGCCACCAGCTCTTCCCGCCCGCCGCGCCGCAGCCGGAGCTGCGGCGCCGTCTCATCCTCGAGGTCGGCAGCCGGCACGAACCCGGCCGGCAGCTCCTGCCGGATCGCCTGCTCGAGCGAGCGGGCCAGCAGGGTGCGCTGGCGCGCGGAGCGCAGCAGCTCGACCGCTTCCTCCGTCACCGCGAAACCGTAGGAGGCGAGCACTTCCCTGAGCTGTGCCCTGACCCTCAATTCGCCCGCTGCCGGCGCCGCCGCACTGTCCACTCGGGTGAGGAAGGAACGGATGCGCCTGAGCAGCGTATCGGCCGCGGCAGGCTGGTGCTCGAAGGTGGGCGCTACCGCAGACGCAGCCTCCGTCTGCTCCCGCCCCAGCTCCTCCGGGGACTTGTAGATGGGAAAGCCCACCTGTGCAATGACATCCCGCTCCGCCACCATCCCCTTGTCCAGCACCGGGAAGTCCGGCACCGACGCCGCCGGGAAAAGTACCTGCGCGATCACCGCAAGTACCACGAGCACGCCGACGCGGGCGCCGTGGTGCACGGCGCCCGCCGGCCAGCGCCGCTGCGGCCGCTGGCTCAGCCCGGTGAGGGCTGCGCGTACGCCCTGGTCCAAGACCTCAGCACTCCGGCGTATCGCCGTCCGCCGCGGCGTACGCCTTGATGATGTCCTGAACCAGACGATGGCGCACCACGTCGACGCCCTGGAGATAAGTGAAATGGATGCCTTCGATGCCCTGCAGGATGCGCTCGATCTGCAAGAGCCCCGACTCATCGCGCCGGGGCAGGTCGATCTGTGTCTTGTCTCCCGTGATGACCGTGCGCGAGTTCACGCCCAGGCGAGTCAGGAACATCTTCATCTGCGCCGTCGTCGCATTCTGCGCCTCATCCAGGATGACAAACGCGTCCGCCAGGGTCCGGCCGCGCATGTAGGCCAGCGGCGCAATCTCGATGGTCCGCGCCTCGAGCGCCCGGCGCACCCAGTCTGAGGGCATCATGTCCTCCAGCGCGTCGTAGAGCGGCCGCAGGTACGGATCTACCTTCTCCTGCAGGTCGCCGGGCAGGAAGCCCAGGTTCTCGCCCGCCTCGACCGCCGGCCGCGCCAGGATGATGCGCTTGACCCGGCTCTTCCGCAGGGCGTCCACGGCCATGCCCACGGCCAGATAGGTCTTCCCCGTCCCGGCCGGCCCGATAGCGACCACGATCTCGTTGCGGCTGATCGCCTCCAGGTACAGACGCTGGCCCTCCGACTTGGGCGCGATCACCTTGCGCGAGCCGGACAGGAAAATGCGCTGCTCCTGGGCCGCCGACGCCGTGGATTCCGGGAAGCTCCCGTCACCCGCCGC
The DNA window shown above is from Gemmatimonadota bacterium and carries:
- the mgtE gene encoding magnesium transporter; amino-acid sequence: MSKPDLRPAEELGDRLGQLRDLLASGQTDGLAELVSQFHPSDLADLVAELDEEHRIHLLSLLPAEVASETLAEMESEEHPEELLVALEPERIGELISELADDDAVDLIGELPPDEQARVLASLPHLEAAELRELLKYDEESAGGIMTRELVAVSVHLTAREAIEEVRRQALELGGEFYTIFVVDLFRRLLGTVSLQDLVLAEPQTRLRELVQPPVATVPADLDQEEVGRIIGRYNIPSVGVVGPGNVLLGRITWDDVIDVMEAEQTEDILRLGGVVAEEEVRGGWLDAVRSRLPWLLVNLVTASLAASVVYIFQRTIEAVVLLAVIMPVVAGMGGNAGTQVLAVTVRRLALTEESTGRRWRVALKELLVGLVNGAALGAVLGGLLAALGYFWLGTARIGLVVLLAMWGNLVVASVAGAFVPILLERLGVDPAVASSVFVTTCTDLAGFFLLLSLATVLLL
- a CDS encoding DUF502 domain-containing protein — protein: MTRSLARAWRRHLIAGLIVIAPVGVTAFVLWWIFHWLDGLLGRFLYPALGQRVPGLGLLALFLLLLFVGWIAERAIGSRILAWWHTLLERIPLARRIYSASSRIARTLFGEGERPFRLVALIEYPSAGRWSIGFITAPAPAVVSAYIDDPVTVFVPTTPNPTSGYLVILPRSQVTVLSMTVEEAFTYVLSAGSVTPEEQLAARPV
- the ybeY gene encoding rRNA maturation RNase YbeY, which gives rise to MRRRIRVSVAASLRRGGGARKPGTRPPSRALQALVARAARATLDACAEAGGQVSLTLLDDPAMIELHRRYLGRDTTTDVIAFPLYSAGEPPLGDIYIGYEQALRQAAAVGVTPDEELARLAIHGTLHVLGYEHPRGRDREQSGMWEVQERIVRRVMEMG
- a CDS encoding HDIG domain-containing protein, which produces MDQGVRAALTGLSQRPQRRWPAGAVHHGARVGVLVVLAVIAQVLFPAASVPDFPVLDKGMVAERDVIAQVGFPIYKSPEELGREQTEAASAVAPTFEHQPAAADTLLRRIRSFLTRVDSAAAPAAGELRVRAQLREVLASYGFAVTEEAVELLRSARQRTLLARSLEQAIRQELPAGFVPAADLEDETAPQLRLRRGGREELVARTSLLTAQRFYERAGRHLPRSAPPGLVELQRLVLIRFFEPSIRLDREETEATRARARQAVSTVKGHVVRGEKVVGAREQIRERELERLRAYRDELVRLGRLGDAAGSRARAAGAFLFNLLILLIFGLLVYFYRPAVYQDFRHVLVIAALILATVAISALLASSRAPPELIPIALPAMIVATLWDGRLALSLALVLAVLLAGQTPFLGSSVLFTLVIGGAAAALSVRVVRRRSQIWVFISIIAGAYLAGAASLGLLRSRELFEVFGSAGWGTLNAIGSALIAIGFLPLLEAFARITTDQSLLELTDLNRPLLRRLSMEAPGTYAHSISVANLAEAAARAVGANELLTRVGVYYHDIGKMLKPQYFVENQPQGRNPHDKLKPGTSAAIVRSHVVDGLRLAGEAKLPACVAAFIAEHHGTQPISFFFDQARELSPDAELDAGQFTYPGPKPQSKETAIAMLADTVESAARALPDPAPERIQELVDRLVDARVKQGELDETPLTLRDLARIKQQFVSVLAGMYHSRIDYPSGRDAGVEATAMPLIPSDSSAPAG
- a CDS encoding PhoH family protein, whose amino-acid sequence is MAEGADYLLLAGVNDVNLQELARLARCRVILRDDSVILSGELAGVERAIPVAQRLVEMARLGVAFGVEEIRRSFEAAGDGSFPESTASAAQEQRIFLSGSRKVIAPKSEGQRLYLEAISRNEIVVAIGPAGTGKTYLAVGMAVDALRKSRVKRIILARPAVEAGENLGFLPGDLQEKVDPYLRPLYDALEDMMPSDWVRRALEARTIEIAPLAYMRGRTLADAFVILDEAQNATTAQMKMFLTRLGVNSRTVITGDKTQIDLPRRDESGLLQIERILQGIEGIHFTYLQGVDVVRHRLVQDIIKAYAAADGDTPEC